A single region of the Cucumis melo cultivar AY chromosome 3, USDA_Cmelo_AY_1.0, whole genome shotgun sequence genome encodes:
- the LOC103496460 gene encoding uncharacterized protein LOC103496460 translates to MEATGSGRARDRGGSSSMEIERRSLRAITTSFFVEVLTGPWFMVFASFLVMSTAGTPYMFGLYSGAIKSVLGYDQSTLNLISFFKDLGTNVGIIAGLIAEIMPPWVVLAIGAGMNFVGYFMIWLSVTEKVAAPPVWLMCLYICIGANSTSFANTGALVTCVKNYPARRGAVLGILKGYVGLSGAIMTQFYHAIYGDDSKSLILLLAWLPAVILVVFLRTIRIMKVQHRPNELTVFYRFLYVSLGLAGFLMVMIVLQQKFKFSRIEYSSSAAVVVFLLFLPIFIVIAEDYKFWRVKLSQLLNPSPLTIITQKPTPPPPPQNLETSGISPAGKPTSSTPSCWTTALKPPPRGEDYTILQALFSADMFLLFLSTACGVGGTLTAIDNLGQIGASLQYPKRSISTFVSLVSIWNYLGRVVSGFTSEIFLTKYKFPRTLILTLILLLSCVGHILIAFNPPGGLYFASIVIGFCYGAQWPILFAIISEIFGLKYYSTLYNFGSVASPIGLYFVNVRVAGHLYDEEAKRQLAASGMKRIPGKELNCVGVNCFKMSFIIITGVTLLGALFSFVLVLRTRAFYKTDIYRKFREEVEEDEAGGNDVVSSNK, encoded by the exons ATGGAGGCTACCGGGAGCGGCAGAGCCAGGGACCGCGGCGGAAGTTCATCAATGGAGATAGAGCGTCGTTCGCTGAGAGCAATTACGACCTCCTTCTTCGTCGAAGTTCTAACCGGACCTTGGTTCATGGTATTCGCTTCATTCCTAGTCATGTCCACCGCTGGAACGCCGTACATGTTCGGCCTTTACTCCGGCGCCATAAAATCCGTCCTTGGCTACGACCAGAGCACTCTCAATCTAATTAGCTTCTTCAAAGACCTAGGCACAAACGTGGGAATAATTGCCGGACTAATCGCGGAAATCATGCCACCGTGGGTGGTTCTGGCGATCGGAGCAGGGATGAATTTCGTGGGATACTTCATGATTTGGCTATCGGTGACGGAAAAAGTGGCGGCGCCGCCGGTGTGGCTGATGTGTCTTTACATTTGCATAGGGGCGAATTCGACGTCGTTTGCGAATACAGGGGCGTTGGTGACTTGTGTGAAGAATTATCCGGCGAGAAGAGGAGCGGTTTTGGGGATTTTGAAAGGATATGTAGGATTAAGCGGTGCAATTATGACGCAGTTTTATCATGCGATTTATGGAGATGATTCGAAATCGTTGATTCTTCTTCTTGCTTGGCTTCCGGCGGTGATTTTGGTGGTGTTCTTGAGGACGATTCGGATTATGAAGGTTCAACATCGGCCTAATGAACTCACAGTCTTTTACAG ATTCTTGTACGTTTCTCTTGGTCTAGCCGGATTTCTCATGGTGATGATCGTTCTtcaacaaaaattcaaattctcCCGCATCGAGTACAGTTCCAGCGCCGCCGTCGTCGTCTTTCTCCTCTTTTTGCCCATCTTCATCGTCATCGCCGAAGACTACAAATTCTGGCGCGTAAAACTATCTCAACTCCTAAATCCTTCTCCACTCACAATCATCACCCAAAAACCAacaccgccgccgccgccgcaaAACCTCGAAACCTCCGGCATATCCCCCGCCGGGAAGCCAACGTCATCAACGCCGTCCTGCTGGACAACCGCCCTGAAGCCCCCTCCAAGAGGCGAAGATTACACGATTCTACAAGCGCTCTTCAGCGCCGACATGTTCCTCCTTTTCCTCTCCACCGCGTGCGGCGTCGGCGGCACTCTCACCGCCATCGACAACCTCGGCCAAATCGGCGCTTCTCTACAGTATCCTAAACGGAGCATTAGCACGTTTGTATCATTAGTAAGTATTTGGAATTACCTAGGGCGCGTAGTTTCGGGTTTCACCTCCGAAATTTTCCTCACCAAATACAAATTCCCTCGAACCCTAATTCTAACCTTAATTCTCCTCCTCTCCTGCGTCGGCCATATCCTAATCGCCTTCAATCCTCCTGGCGGCCTCTACTTCGCTTCAATCGTAATCGGATTCTGCTACGGCGCTCAATGGCCGATTCTATTCGCCATAATTTCAGAGATCTTCGGCCTCAAATACTATTCCACGCTTTACAATTTCGGATCCGTTGCGAGCCCAATCGGGTTGTATTTTGTCAATGTTCGAGTCGCTGGACATTTGTACGATGAGGAGGCGAAGCGGCAGTTGGCGGCGTCCGGGATGAAAAGGATACCCGGAAAAGAATTGAACTGCGTTGGTGTGAATTGCTTTAAAATGTCGTTCATTATAATCACCGGAGTTACGTTGCTTGGTGCTCTGTTCTCGTTTGTTTTGGTTCTTAGAACTAGAGCGTTTTACAAGACTGATATTTATAGGAAGTTTAGGgaggaggttgaagaagatgaagctGGTGGAAATGACGTCGTTTCGAGTAATAAGTAA